TTGTTTCATTGTTTTTTATTCCAAATTGAAATTTTGTACTGAATAAATTTTTAGATTCATAATCAGTGACTTATAATAATCTTCTATTTTTTTTATAGGATTCTATTGCGGTTACATAATAATCCCTGATATTTGCACTCCCAATCAACGCAAACGGCGAAGAGGGAAAGAGGAAGGAAGGGGGATCGGGAAGGTTGAAAAAATAAATTTTGCAAAGAGTATTGGAAGTTAAAAAATACCTCTTACCTTTGCACTCCCTTCAGCAAGGAAGGGGAAAAAACGGAATCGGAAAAGGAACAATTTCCGGCTTTGACAAGAGCCACAAATGAGTGGCAATTAAGTTCTTTGAAGTGATGTAAGGCGAAAAAAATAATAACCTGAGAAAAGAGAGGGGAAGAGTTTGTATGATTTGCTTGGTGCGGTCATATGGACAGTGTATACAAATGATAATTTACAATGGAGAGTTTGATCCTGGCTCAGGATGAACGCTAGCGGCAGGCCTAATACATGCAAGTCGAACGAGATTTAAGACTTCGGTTTTAATGAAAGTGGCGCACGGGTGCGTAACGCGTATGCAACCTACCCTATACAGGGGGATAGCCCGGAGAAATCTGGATTAATACCCCATAGCACTGTGACGAGGCATTTTGTTACAGTTAAAGATTCATCGGTATAGGATGGGCATGCGTCTGATTAGCTAGTTGGGGGTGTAACGGACCACCAAGGCGACGATCAGTAGGGGTTCTGAGAGGAAGGTCCCCCACACTGGCACTGAGATACGGGCCAGACTCCTACGGGAGGCAGCAGTAGGGAATATTGGGCAATGGACGAGAGTCTGACCCAGCCATGCCGCGTGCAGGAAGACGGCGTTCTGCGTTGTAAACTGCTTTTATACGGGAAGAAAAGGCCCATGCGTGGGACATTGCCGGTACCGTATGAATAAGCACCGGCTAACTCCGTGCCAGCAGCCGCGGTAATACGGAGGGTGCAAGCGTTGTCCGGATTTATTGGGTTTAAAGGGTGCGTAGGCGGCTATTTAAGTCAGTGGTGAAAGACTCCGGCTCAACCGGGGCAGTGCCATTGATACTGGATAGCTTGAGTATTGGAGGGGTACATGGAATTGATGGTGTAGCGGTGAAATGCATAGATACCATCAGGAACACCGATAGCGAAGGCATTGTACTGGCCAGTAACTGACGCTGATGCACGAAAGCATGGGGAGCGAACAGGATTAGATACCCTGGTAGTCCATGCCGTAAACGATGATTACTCGCTGTTATGCCTTTATGGTGTAGCGGCCAAGCGAAAGCGTTAAGTAATCCACCTGGGGAGTACGCTCGCAAGAGTGAAACTCAAAGGAATTGACGGGGGTCCGCACAAGCGGTGGAGCATGTGGTTTAATTCGATGATACGCGAGGAACCTTACCTGGGCTAGAATGTGAGGGAATGATTTGGAGACAGATCAGTCAGCAATGACCCGAAACAAGGTGCTGCATGGCCGTCGTCAGCTCGTGCCGTGAGGTGTTGGGTTAAGTCCCGCAACGAGCGCAACCCCTATGTTCAGTTGCCAGCACGTAATGGTGGGGACTCTGGACAGACTGCCTGCGCAAGCAGAGAGGAAGGAGGGGACGACGTCAGGTCATCATGGCCCTTACGCCCAGGGCGACACACGTGCTACAATGGCGCATACAGCGGGTCGCGAACCGGTAACGGTGAGCCAACCTCTAAAAGTGCGTCTCAGTTCGGATCGGGGTCTGCAACTCGACCCCGTGAAGCTGGAATCGCTAGTAATCGCGCATCAGCCATGGCGCGGTGAATACGTTCCCGGACCTTGTACACACCGCCCGTCAAGCCATGGAAGTCGGGTAGACCTGAAGACAGTAACCGTAAGGAGCTGTTTAGGGTAGAACCGGTAACTGGGGCTAAGTCGTAACAAGGTAGCCGTACCGGAAGGTGCGGCTGGAACACCTCCTTTCTGGAAAAGACCCCTCAATCAGGAGCCTTACATTAACTTCAACATTTCCTGCACAAGTGCGGGAAAAAGTTCATTGACATGTTGAGCAGAAATTGTAACAGAGGTCCCGGTGTAAATCGGGACGAGAGTAGAGTAAGTGAATAAGGGCGCACGGGGGATGCCTAGGCTCTCAGAGGCGAAGAAGGACGTGATAAGCTGCGAAAAGCTACGGGGACCGGCCAATGCGGTTTGATCCGTAGATATCCGAATGGGGCAACCCAGTCTTTTAAGACTATTCCGTAAGGAAAGCGAACGTGGGGGAAACTGAAACATCTAAGTACCCATAGGAGGAGAAAATAAACAATGATTCCGGTAAGTAGTGGCGAGCGAACGCGGAAGAGCCCAAACCGATTATGTTACGGCATGATCGGGGTTGTAGGACCTGCATAATCAAAGACAACGAGACGCGAACGGCATGGGAAGGCCGACCGTAGAGGGTGAGAGTCCCGTATTGGAATTGTTGTTGGCGAGGCGGGTATCCTGAGTAGGTCGGGACCGGAGAAATCCCGATTGAAACTGCCGGCACCATCCGGTAAGGCTAAATACTCCTGAGAGACCGATAGTGAACTAGTACCGTGAGGGAAAGGTGAAAAGTACTCCGAATAGGAGGGTGAAATAGAACCTGAAACCGTGCGCTTACAAGCGGTCGGAGCTGCTGCGTGCAGTGACGGCGTGCCTTTTGCATAATGAGCCTACGAGTTACTCCTCATCGGCAAGGGTAAGTGATTCAGTCACGTACCCGGAGCGAAAGCGAGTCTGAAAGGGCGATTGAGTCGGTGGGGGTAGACGCGAAACTTAGTGATCTACCCATGGCCAGGTTGAAGTTGTGGTAACACACAATGGAGGACCGAACCGATAAACGTTGAAAAGTTTCCGGATGAGCTGTGGGTAGGGGTGAAAGGCTAATCAAACTGAGAAATAGCTCGTACTCCCCGAAATGTTTTTAGGAACAGCGTCGGGAATTGTATGATGGAGGTAGAGCTACCGATAGGACTAGGGGGAGTCACATCCTACCAAATCCTGACGAACTCCGAATGCCATTATACAGAACCGGCAGTGAGGGCTTGGGTGCTAAGGTCCAAGTCCGAGAGGGAAAGAACCCAGACCTTCCGCTAAGGTCCCTAAATCTAGATTAAGTTGAACAAAGGTGGTCCAGTTGCAGAGACAGCCAGGAGGTTAGCTTGGAAGCAGCTATTCCTTTAAAGAGTGCGTAACAGCTCACTGGTCGAGCGACAGGGCGTCGATAATAATCGGGCATCAAATCTAGTACCGAAGCGAAGGATTGGCAGTTTACTGCCAGTGGTAGGGGAGCATTCCAACGACAGTGAAGATCAGGCGTCAGCCTGGTTGGAGTTTTTGGAAAAGCAAATGTAGGCATAAGTAACGATAATGCGGGCGAGAAACCCGCACACCGTAAGACCCAGGTTTCCTGATCAACGCTAATCGGATCAGGGTTAGTCGGGACCTAAGGCGAACCCGAAGGGGGTAGTCGATGGCAAATGGGTTAATATTCCCATACTGGATGTACAGGTGATGGAGTGACGGAGTGATGAAAGGAACGCGCGGTGACGGAATACCGCGTTGAAGGTTGTAGGTATTGGACGGGTAGTTAAATGCGCCTGTTTAGCCGAAAGCCGATAGTACCGGGCGTCTACGGACAACCGGATAGTTTCCCTAAGGGCTTCCAAGAAAAACTTCTAGCGTCAAGAGTACATTCACCCGTACCGCAAACCGACACAGGTGGTCGAGGAGAGTATCCTAAGGTGCTCGAGTGAATCATGGCTAAGGAACTCGGCAAAATAGCCCTGTAACTTCGGGAGAAGGGGCGCCTCTGGTGACAGAGGCCGCAGTGAAGAGGCCCAGGCGACTGTTTAACAAAAACACATGGCTTTGCAAAGTTTAACGACTAAGTATAAGGCCTGACACCTGCCCGGTGCCGGAAGGTTAAGAGGGGGAGTTATCGCAAGAGAAGCTCTGAATCGAAGCCCGGTAACGCGGCCGTACTATACGGTCTAAGTAGCGAATTTCCTGTCGGGTAAGTCCGACCTGCACGAATGGTGTAACGATCTGGGCACTGTCTCAGCCATGAGCTCGGTGAAATGTAGTCGCGGTGAAGATGCCGCGTACCCGCAACGGGACGGAAAGACCCCATGCACCTTTACTGCAGCTTAGCATTGGTACTGGACAAATGATGTGTAGGATAGGTGGGAGACTATGAAGCGGGTTCGCCAGGATTCGTGGAGTCACTGTTGAAATACCACCCTTTGTTTGTTTGGTATCTAACCCTGAACAGGGGACATTGCTTGGTGGGTAGTTTGACTGGGGTGGTCGCCTCCAAAAGGATAACGGAGGCTTCCAAAGGTTCCCTCAGTACGCTTGGTAACCGTACGAGGAGCGCAATAGCATAAGGGAGCTTGACTGTAAGGCCGACAAGCCGAGCAGGGTGGAAACACGGGTATAGTGATCCGGCGGTTCTGAATGGAAGGGCCGTCGCTCAAAGGATAAAAGGTACGCTGGGGATAACAGGCTGATCTCCCCCAAGAGCTCATATCGACGGGGAGGTTTGGCACCTCGATGTCGGCTCGTCACATCCTGGGGCTGAAGAAGGTCCCAAGGGTTGGGCTGTTCGCCCATTAAAGTGGCACGCGAGCTGGGTTCAGAACGTCGTGAGACAGTCGGTCCTATCTGTGCGGCGTGGGAGTTGCGAGACTGACTTAGTACGAGAGGACCGGGTTGGACCGACCGCTGGTGTACCGGTTGTGATGCCAATTGCATTGCCGGGTAGCTACGTCGGGAAGAGATAAGCGCTGAAAGCATCTAAGTGCGAAACTCCCCTCAAGATGAGACTTCCAAACAGGGCCGTCAGAGACGATGACGTTGATAGGCTACAGGTGTAAAGGCAGTAATGTCATAGCTGAGTAGTACTAATTGCCCGAAAGCTTACCGCTGTTTGTTACAGTTTCTGCCAAGACATGTTTCCCGATAACTATCGGGACTGAAGTACAAAGTACCAAGAAAGAACTTAAGATATTTACCTACTTAATGTAGGGTAGAATCAAGAGCAGAGAGACGAGAAACAAGAGCATAACTCTTGGATCTAAGATCTGGTATCTTGCCTCTATAAGATTTAGGCGGCCTAGCGCAGGGGTCCCACCTCTTCCCATCCCGAACAGAGAAGTTAAGCCCTGCCGCGCCGATGGTACTGGGGTTACACCCGGGAGAGTAGGTCGCCGCCACATTATTTAAGCCAGCTATAACAGCTGGCTTTTTTTTGTTAATCTCCTTCCTAGCATGTAGTGACCATGGCTGTTTCTGCCATAGCTTCGTAGGTGTAAAATTGAGATGGGGTCCAAGAAGAAACTTTTGGATGAAATCGAATGGATTCAGTGCCGAAAGCAAAGGGGTTACACCCGGGAGAGTCGCCCGCGATAATTATCGGGGGCCGCCACATTATTCAAGCCAGCTATAACAGCTGGCTTTTTTTTGCCTATTTTTTTACACTGCTTATTTATTTAATAAATAATTAGTTTAAATGTTGACTTTTATCATGTTCTATGGTGGAATTCATCATGAGCTACTAAAACTTTCAGAAATAGCTTTGGGGAAAGATTTTTACCATGAACCCCAGACCTATCCAAAAAACGTCATCTGACCTAATTGATTTAGATATCCATGGATATTCTAGCCATCGATTGGATCAAAGTTTTGACCCTAGAATGGGAGGAGTTAGAAGCCTAGAGGAAACAAATAATTGTAACCTTTTTGCCGTTAACCTAAATCAGGTGATGGATTGGCTACAAGATCATGATTTTCCGAAAGCTTTCGAAAAGGAACCTTGCTCAATTCCCCTGTTATTGTTTGTGCCTAATTTTTCTACGAAACATTTGCTCTTTCATTATGATGGAACAACACAGTCTGCAAACCTAATTAAGGGCTTCTTACAACTATTTCAGAATAAAATATCCAAAAGTAAAGCCACTGTAATATCACCTAGTTTTATTCCAAAATCTCGATTGAAGGAAGAACAAGAACTTATCGAAATGATATCTTCTGCCACTTCCGAAACAAGTTTCATCAAGCTCAATTTCTTAAAGATTGGAGATTTCTGGTCCTATGCCGTCAAGCATCAATGTACTTTGTTAGTAACTTCCAAAACCTATCAATTAGAACTCTCTAAAGTCTTGTTTAGCTTTTATGAAGGCTCTCTTTGGGATGATAACCTTTCGTTTTACTTGGCTCAATAACTAATGATAATTGTGATTATTAACCTGTTTTTTTGTACTTTATAATTGCAGTTTCATTTGAATAATATGAAATCTTCTTTAACACGTAATTCTATTAAGAAATGCTTCCATTGTGGAGAGGCTTGCGAAGAATTTATCGTTTGGGATGAAAGGGATTTTTGTTGCCAAGGGTGCAAACTCGTTTATGAAGTTTTAGCAGAAAATGACCTTTGCAGTTACTATGACTTAGAACAGTTTCCAGGTGAATCCCAAAAGCTGAAAAATTCCAGAGTTAATAAATTTGATTATTTGGATGATTTAGAAGTTCAAACTCAGCTCTTGGATTTTCAAAGTGAAAATGAAAACCATGTTACCTTTTTTATCCCCATCATTCATTGTGCTTCCTGCATATGGCTCTTAGAAAACCTCTTTCAAATCCATAGCGGGGTTATTTCAAGTAGAGTAGATTTTATAAAGAAGAAGGTTCAAATTCGTTTTAACCCTAATAAAATCACCTTAAAAGAACTGGTTACTTCCTTATCTACTATAGGATACGAGCCTAAAATCAGTTTATCTGATCAAGGTGGTAATGCGAAACCAGTTATTGATAAGAAGTTAATTTCTCAATTAGCAGTTGCTGGCTTCTGTTTTGGGAATATGATGCTATTTAGCCTGCCTGAATATTTTTCTGAAACACAGCTCCTTGGAGAGGGGTTTAGTAGTCTATTTAATTATTTGAACGTAGTCTTAGCTCTTCCTATAGTGTTCTATTCCGCTTTAAATTATTACCAATCTGCTTGGAATAGTTTAAAACAGAAAAAGATAAATATGGATGTGCCGATTGTCTTGGGCATTATTACATTATTTCTCTATTCCCTATGGGAGATTTTTGGGGCTGGAAATGCTGGTTATATGGATAGCCTAGGTGGACTTTTATTCTTCCTGCTCCTTGGTAAATTTTACCAACAAAAGACTTTTGCATCATTGGAGTTTGACAGAGACTTTAAGTCTTATTTTCCAATGGCTGTTACTCGATTGATAAAATCACAGGAGCAAGTAATACCCATTTCAAAATTGGAAGTGGGAGATGTAATTTTGATCAGAGATGAGGAGCTTATTCCTGCTGATGCAATATTACTAGATGATGCAGCAAGCATCGATTATAGTTTTGTGACAGGTGAAGAAATTCCCGTACCTAAAAGAAAAGGGGAGCTAATATATGCAGGAGGAAGACAAAAGGGAGAGCCTATCATGCTCACTATCCAAAAGTCACCTTCTCAAGGGTATTTAACCGACCTCTGGAATAACGAGGCCTTTGGAAAGGAAAAAGAAGGGAAACTTGAACCTTTAGCCAATAAGATCAGTGGAGTTTTTACCTGGGCTGTTTTATCGATCGCATTTCTTGCATTTGCATTTTGGGCGTCTCAAGAGCTATCTGTCGCAGTTAAAGTCTTTACTTCTGTTTTGATTGTCGCCTGTCCTTGTGCATTGGCTATGTCGACTCCTTTTACTCTGGGTAATACTTTAAGGATTTTTGGCAAAGGGAAGCTATACCTTAAGAACGCTAGCGTTATCGAGCATTTAGCTATAGTGGATACTTTGGTTTTTGACAAAACAGGAACCTTGACTTCTCCTTCCCAAGCTGTCATAAAATATCATGGTGAACCATTAACTGAAGAGACAAAATCTCTTTTGAAATCCATGGTATCCAGATCCTCTCATCCTTTAAGTAATCGAATAAATCACTGGCTTGGATCTCGCCCGATAGTACCAATCTCTAATTTTAAAGAAATTAAGGGATGCGGCCTCGAAGCAGAATACCAAGGTCAGCTGGTTAAAATAGGGTCACAGTCTTATACAGGAGCCCAAGATAAAGTTTATGTGGAAGATGGTAACCTAGTGTTTTTAGGAATAGGAGATCAAGTTTTGGGGTACTTACATATCCAATCAGGGCTTCGAGATCAATCTCCTGAGATGATTAAGAAACTGGCCGAACAATACGAAGTACATTTATTGACAGGAGATCAAAGTCATGAGGAAGTGACTCTGCGAAAGAAGTTTGGAGATCAAATCACTTTTAAATTTAACCAAAGTCCACAAGACAAGCTTCAATACCTTCATGCATTAAATAAAAGAGGGAAACATACGCTAATGGTGGGAGATGGTCTCAATGATGCAGGAGCACTGCAGGAAAGTGAAGTGGGAATAGCAGTGACGGAGCATATTAGTCATTTTTCACCAGCCAGTGATGCCATCATAGATTCTTCAATGATTTCAAAAATTCCTGATTTTTTGGGTTTTGCGAAAGTGAATAGACGAATCATTGTGTTGAGTTTCATTCTGAGCTTTGCTTATAATTTGGTAGGTATTAGCCTAGCTGTTCAGGGAGTCTTAAGCCCAGTAATTTGTGCTATTCTAATGCCTTTAAGTAGTATATCAGTCGTGTTATTTACGAGCCTTGCCACCAATTTAATTGGGGTGAAAAGGGGGCTGATCAAACTAAACAAGAACTAATATGGAAGTGATTTTTCTATTGATCGGTGTCAGTTTGATCCTAGCAGGGACATTCTTATATCTATTTTTCAAAGCAATGAAAGATGGACAGTTTGATGATGACTACACCCCTTCAGTGAGAATTTTATTTGATAGTAAACATAAAAAAGTGAAAAAAGATCAACCATCAAAACCTAATTCAAATGAATGATTCTACTTTAGAAACGTTCCATTATGACAATAAAATTGTCAAGTATTTTGGAGCCGCCACCATTATCTGGGGGATCGTAGGAATGCTGGTAGGGATATTAGCTGCTACCCAGCTATTTTTACCTGAGGCGAATTTGGGGAATCCCTATACTACCTTTGGTAGAATAAGGCCCTTGCATACGAATGCAGTCATCTTTGCATTTGTTGGTAATGCCATTTTCGCAGGGGTTTATTATTCCATGCCCCGGTTATTAAAAACCCCAATGTGGAACAAAACCTTGAGTTGGTTCCATTTTTACGGATGGCAGTTAATTATTTTGGCAGCTGCTATTACCCTTCCTTTGGGATTAACTACATCCAAGGAATATGCTGAATTGGAATGGCCCATTGATATTGCCATTGCTTTAGTTTGGGTTGCTTTTGGTGCCAATATGATTGGTACTTTAATTAACCGAAGGGAGCGTCATATGTATGTGGCCATCTGGTTTTACATGGCCTCTTTCGTCACCGTTGCTGTTTTACATATTTTCAACTCTCTAGCTTTACCAGTTGACTTCTTCAAAAGTTATTCTGCTTATGCAGGAGTTCAAGATGCTTTGGTACAATGGTGGTATGGACACAATGCTGTCGCATTTTTCCTGACGACCCCATTCCTAGGATTGATGTATTACTTCCTTCCTAAGGCAGCTAACAGACCTGTTTATTCTTACAAGCTTTCCATTGTCCATTTCTGGTCTCTCATATTCATTTATATGTGGGCAGGACCTCACCATTTGCTTTACACTGCCTTGCCAGAATGGGCTCAGGTTTTGGGTACAGCCTTTTCCATTATGCTGATTGCACCCTCTTGGGGAGGTATGGTTAATGGTTTGTTGACGTTAAGAGGAGCTTGGGATAAGGTGAGTAACGAACCAGTACTGAAGTTTATGGTTGTTGCTTTGACGGCCTATGGTATGGCCACATTTGAAGGCCCAATGCTTTCCCTTAAAAATGTCAATGCTATTGCTCACTATACAGATTGGATCGTAGCACACGTGCATATAGGTGGTTTAGGTTGGAATGGCTTCCTGACATTTGGTATGTTATACTGGATGTGGCCTAGATTGTTCAAAACAAAGATGTACTCGACCAAAATGGCAAATACGCACTTTTGGCTGGGAACCCTTGGTATTATTTTCTATGCCTTGCCGATGTATGTAGCTGCCTTGACTCAATTCTTAATGCTAAGAGAGTTTGATGAAATGGGTCGTTTGGCTTATGGAAATTTCCTTGAAACTGTAGTAGAGTTAGTTCCAATGTATATGCTGAGAGCACTAGGTGGAGTATTATACCTTAGTGGAGCTATCCTAATGGTTTATAATATGTGGATGACTGCTAAGCAAGGTGTTTTTCAGGAAACGGAAGAGGACGCTGCACCTGCTCTTGCCAAAAACTACAAGCCTGCTGGTGAATTCTGGCACAGAGCATGGGAAAGAAAACCAATTTTCTTTACAGTTTTAGCTACTGTTGCTATTGCAATTGGTGGAGCAATTGAAATTATCCCTACAATTCTTGTGAAATCAAATGTGCCTACAATTAGCTCTGTCAAACCCTATACTCCTTTGGAGTTAGAAGGCAGGGACCTTTACATTGCCAATGGTTGTGTGGGTTGCCATTCTCAAATGATTCGGCCTTTTAGATTTGAAACGGAACGCTATGGTGAATATTCCAAAGCTGGAGAATTCGTGTATGACAGACCATTCCTTTGGGGCTCCAAAAGAACAGGCCCTGATTTACATAGGGTAGGAGGAAAATATCCTGATAGCTGGCATTACTTCCATATGGAGGATCCACGAAGTATGTCACCAGGTTCCTTGATGCCTCCATATCCTTGGTTGAAGACAAATGAGTTAGATTATTCAGATCTCCCTGCAAAAATAAGAACCCTCCAAAAGTTAGGGGTTCCTTATCCAGAAGGTTTTGATCAGCAAGCTACGGCAGATTTAGAGTCTCAGGCAGCTGTTATTACAGCAAGCTTAAAAGATGCAGGCGTAGAAGTAATGCCAAATACTGAAATCGTGGCCTTGATCGCTTACTTACAAAGACTCGGTACTGATATTAAAGCCACAGCCACCAATAACCCTTAATTGAAAAGTCATGTATAAAGAAGTTTTAAGATCCATAGAGAACATCGAAATCTATCCAGTGATTTCCTTGCTGATTTTTGTGATATTCTTTGTGATCATGTTTATCTGGGTATTAACAGTGCCCAAGAATTACATTGATCATATGAAGTCATTGCCAATGGAAGAGGATGAAATAACTAAGAAAGAGCCATGAAAAAGATACTAACCTTTATGATGGCATTTGTTAGCCTTTTGGGAACAAATGCTGTTTTCGCCCAATCTGAATCCAATTCCATGATGGCTAAATTGTCTGAAATGGATAGCAATCAGTTGACCGTGCTAATCATCATGGGTGTGATCCTTGGGATCATCGTATTATTGCTAATTCTCATCATTTACTTGATGTCATTTATTACGACAGTCTTTAGAAGAGAGAATCCGGCCATGGCGGCAGAACCAACATGGTGGGAGTCATTTAAAGAGAAGTTTATTACAGGGGATGTTGAGGAAGAGGCAGTTGAAAAGAAAGAAATGTCCGATCACTCTTATGATGGGATTACGGAGTTGGATAATTTCATGCCCCCTTGGCTTCAATATGTGTTTTTGTTTACTGCCATCTTTGGGGTTGCTTACTTTATCAACTACTCTGTATTGGGCTATGGCAAAACAGGTATAGAAGAATATGAGGAGGAGCTTAGAATTGAAGCAATTGCTTCTGAAGAACGAAAAGCAAATGCAGTTGCTGGTATCGACGAAACAACCGCCGTCTATGATGAATCTTCAGGTGCATTAGCTGTTGGTAAGTCAATTTTCGAAACCAATTGTGCTGCTTGTCATGCTGCTGATGGAGGAGGAGGAGTTGGTCCGAACCTCACAGATGAATATTGGATTCATGGAGGGACTATCAAAGATTTATTCACAGTCATCAAATATGGCGTTGTGAGTAAAGGGATGGTTCCTTGGCAGGATCAGTTGAGCCCAGAAGAAATTCAAAATGTAGCCAGTTATATTTTGAGCTTAGAAGGGACTACACCTGCTAATCCAAAAGCTCCGCAAGGTGAAATTGTAGGTGCTTCATCAGAGGTAATACCAGCAGAAACACCGGATAGCACTGCTGTCGACGGTCAGGCTGATACCTTATCAGTTGAATCAGAATGATTAACAATAGCTGGGAGAAGTTAACTTCTCCCAGCATAAATATGCCTTAATTATGGCCAAAAAAAATCCACATTTAAATCCGGAAAACTTCCGTGACTCTTTGGCAACTGTCCAAGATGATGGCAAGAGAAACTGGGTTTATCCCAAAAAGGTTAAAGGATTATTCTATAAATACAGAA
Above is a window of Algoriphagus machipongonensis DNA encoding:
- the ccoS gene encoding cbb3-type cytochrome oxidase assembly protein CcoS; the encoded protein is MEVIFLLIGVSLILAGTFLYLFFKAMKDGQFDDDYTPSVRILFDSKHKKVKKDQPSKPNSNE
- the ccoN gene encoding cytochrome-c oxidase, cbb3-type subunit I translates to MNDSTLETFHYDNKIVKYFGAATIIWGIVGMLVGILAATQLFLPEANLGNPYTTFGRIRPLHTNAVIFAFVGNAIFAGVYYSMPRLLKTPMWNKTLSWFHFYGWQLIILAAAITLPLGLTTSKEYAELEWPIDIAIALVWVAFGANMIGTLINRRERHMYVAIWFYMASFVTVAVLHIFNSLALPVDFFKSYSAYAGVQDALVQWWYGHNAVAFFLTTPFLGLMYYFLPKAANRPVYSYKLSIVHFWSLIFIYMWAGPHHLLYTALPEWAQVLGTAFSIMLIAPSWGGMVNGLLTLRGAWDKVSNEPVLKFMVVALTAYGMATFEGPMLSLKNVNAIAHYTDWIVAHVHIGGLGWNGFLTFGMLYWMWPRLFKTKMYSTKMANTHFWLGTLGIIFYALPMYVAALTQFLMLREFDEMGRLAYGNFLETVVELVPMYMLRALGGVLYLSGAILMVYNMWMTAKQGVFQETEEDAAPALAKNYKPAGEFWHRAWERKPIFFTVLATVAIAIGGAIEIIPTILVKSNVPTISSVKPYTPLELEGRDLYIANGCVGCHSQMIRPFRFETERYGEYSKAGEFVYDRPFLWGSKRTGPDLHRVGGKYPDSWHYFHMEDPRSMSPGSLMPPYPWLKTNELDYSDLPAKIRTLQKLGVPYPEGFDQQATADLESQAAVITASLKDAGVEVMPNTEIVALIAYLQRLGTDIKATATNNP
- a CDS encoding heavy metal translocating P-type ATPase is translated as MKSSLTRNSIKKCFHCGEACEEFIVWDERDFCCQGCKLVYEVLAENDLCSYYDLEQFPGESQKLKNSRVNKFDYLDDLEVQTQLLDFQSENENHVTFFIPIIHCASCIWLLENLFQIHSGVISSRVDFIKKKVQIRFNPNKITLKELVTSLSTIGYEPKISLSDQGGNAKPVIDKKLISQLAVAGFCFGNMMLFSLPEYFSETQLLGEGFSSLFNYLNVVLALPIVFYSALNYYQSAWNSLKQKKINMDVPIVLGIITLFLYSLWEIFGAGNAGYMDSLGGLLFFLLLGKFYQQKTFASLEFDRDFKSYFPMAVTRLIKSQEQVIPISKLEVGDVILIRDEELIPADAILLDDAASIDYSFVTGEEIPVPKRKGELIYAGGRQKGEPIMLTIQKSPSQGYLTDLWNNEAFGKEKEGKLEPLANKISGVFTWAVLSIAFLAFAFWASQELSVAVKVFTSVLIVACPCALAMSTPFTLGNTLRIFGKGKLYLKNASVIEHLAIVDTLVFDKTGTLTSPSQAVIKYHGEPLTEETKSLLKSMVSRSSHPLSNRINHWLGSRPIVPISNFKEIKGCGLEAEYQGQLVKIGSQSYTGAQDKVYVEDGNLVFLGIGDQVLGYLHIQSGLRDQSPEMIKKLAEQYEVHLLTGDQSHEEVTLRKKFGDQITFKFNQSPQDKLQYLHALNKRGKHTLMVGDGLNDAGALQESEVGIAVTEHISHFSPASDAIIDSSMISKIPDFLGFAKVNRRIIVLSFILSFAYNLVGISLAVQGVLSPVICAILMPLSSISVVLFTSLATNLIGVKRGLIKLNKN
- a CDS encoding cbb3-type cytochrome c oxidase N-terminal domain-containing protein, yielding MKKILTFMMAFVSLLGTNAVFAQSESNSMMAKLSEMDSNQLTVLIIMGVILGIIVLLLILIIYLMSFITTVFRRENPAMAAEPTWWESFKEKFITGDVEEEAVEKKEMSDHSYDGITELDNFMPPWLQYVFLFTAIFGVAYFINYSVLGYGKTGIEEYEEELRIEAIASEERKANAVAGIDETTAVYDESSGALAVGKSIFETNCAACHAADGGGGVGPNLTDEYWIHGGTIKDLFTVIKYGVVSKGMVPWQDQLSPEEIQNVASYILSLEGTTPANPKAPQGEIVGASSEVIPAETPDSTAVDGQADTLSVESE